In Bacteroidota bacterium, a single genomic region encodes these proteins:
- a CDS encoding ATP-binding cassette domain-containing protein codes for MTASPIVAEGLNHWFGSGDARKQAIWDVSLTIARGSLTILMGPSGSGKTTLLTLMGCLRDV; via the coding sequence ATGACCGCATCTCCGATCGTGGCAGAGGGGCTGAACCATTGGTTCGGGTCAGGGGATGCCCGGAAGCAGGCGATCTGGGACGTCTCGCTGACCATCGCACGGGGCAGTCTTACGATCCTGATGGGGCCGTCCGGCTCCGGCAAGACGACGCTCCTCACCCTGATGGGCTGCCTCCGCGACGT